The Silene latifolia isolate original U9 population chromosome Y, ASM4854445v1, whole genome shotgun sequence sequence atCTTGAGGCAGCAAGCAAGTGCACCAGCAAGCACGGAGGGTGAGAACTGGCCTCAGTAGCAGAGCCCATgcagggggcatcaggcagcaggagcCAACCGAGGCGGATTCCATCCGAGTTGGTGACCAGATTGGATCTGACAGCAGTATCAACAGGAGAAAGGATAGTCCCACAGGGactaggatacctcacaccggaTAGCTGGCAGCCCGCCAGCAATACAGAAATAATCCCAGGTAACATTCCAGTCAATAATTTCGTTATAACTAACCAGACACCTGGTGTAGGGTCCATAGGCAGTCCACAAGTGAGCTGGCACCAGGTGACACTCATGACATCAACCCCACTGGAGAACACGCAAAACAAAAATCTTGGGGAGCTCTGGCCTGGAAGCAGTGTCTAGAATCAGCAGATAATGGGCAGCCGCAACACGAACTCAGGTGGCCTAACGAACAAGCAGTACCAAGAGTTGAGAGATATGTTGAGCAGGGTTCCACGGATGCCGCCTCCACTTGAGAAGGCGGCGCCTGACAACTATGttgactcaccattcgtggatgcAATATCAGTTGTCGCCATGCCAAAGGGGTTCAACAACCCGAACATGACTATCTTTGACGGCATAACAGACCCCTTTGACCACGTAAGCCAATACAAGCAAAAGATGATGATAGTGGCACAACGGACCCCTTTGATCACGTAAGACAATACAAGCATAAGATGATGACAGTAACGGCCATTGGGCATGTAAAGGAAGCCTGCATGTGTAAGGGGTTCGGATCTACATTGTCAGGGCCTGCACTCCGATGGCTCATAAGTCTACCTAACAGATCGATATCCACATTTGCCGATTTGGTAAATGCATTCACTCAGCAGTTTTCTAGCAGTCGGAAGCCATAAAAGCACGCTGGCGACTTATACCGGATCGTTCAAGGTGCCAACGAGACCATTTGGGAATTCAACGCCAGGTTCAATAACGAAAAAGTGGCAGTACGGGAGTGTGATGTGTCAACAGCGGTAGAAGCATTCACGAGGGGCTTACACCACGAGTCAGACCTATATAAGCAGCTGACTATGAACCCTTGTCATAGCTTTAAGGCAGTGCAGGAAAAGGTTGCAGCAGCAATCAGATTGGAAGAAGACATGCTCGCTAGAGCCAGCGTACCAAGCACGCCAAGCGTATACAGTACGTTGGCCATAGAGAAATCAAGCAGAAAGCAATCCACCGGGAAGAAGGAGGAGAGATACAAACCATATAGTAGGGGAATCAACAGAATTGACAACAAAGatgaaaatcagcaactccctgcgctggcagaatatggattcacaacTGGCGTCGGGGGAATTCTGAAGGCGGTCAAGGAAATGGGGGATGGAGTAAGGTGGCATAGGCCACCAGTAGAAGGACAATCCTGGAGGAAAGATAGCAAGAAAAAGGGCGAGTTCCATCGTGACATTGGACACACTACGGAAGATTACTACACTTTGTGCAGGGAGATCAGACGCCTGTACGAGCAAGGAGAGctaagccacctattaccacgtgggggcaagcagcatgATAAGGTGGGCTCTGCAAAGCCCGCTGcaccacccacatgcaccaaaataatAAACCTGATAACATGCGGCTCAGACCTAAGCGGACTAACATATTCGGCGGCAAAGAGACATGCTACTGAAACTAAGGGAGATAGGCCGGAGACCTCCTGCAGAGTTTCTCACAGTGACCTGCCTGCTATCGCCTTCGACGAGGAAGATGTCCACGATAGCCAGGAGAACCACGATGCATTTATCATAACACTGTGAATGGCCAATTGCACGGTTAGGAAGGTTCTGGTAGATATTGGTAGCTCGGTCAATCTAGtaatgctgaaaaccatagaaaacataggGTTCAACGAGAAGGACTTGCAGAAGAAGACCATCCCGTTGgtgggattcagtggagaaacagctAACTCACTAGGGGAAATTGTGATCCTAACCTATGCAGGAGGAATCAATAAGCAAGTAAGATACCTGGTCATTGATGGACCATCTACCTACAATGTTATCCACAGAAGACCAAGGCTACATCTAAACAAGGCAGTCCCCTCAACGTATCATCAATGTGTGAAGTTTCCCACACCTTGGGGAGTGGAAAAAATACGTGGAGATCAGAAGAAAGCCAGAGgttgctataagaaggcactaaaGGGCACATCTAGTCCTCCAACATAGAAATTATGGAAGTAGCACGTCCAGGACAAATACATTGAGCCCCCAGCCGAGGAGCTGGACCAAATCAACCTGGACGGGCTGCACCCAGAGAGAACGGTGCTAATAGGGGCAGGGTGCACAGGTGACCTCAGCCAACACCTAATCAAGTTCCTACAAGCCAACATGGATTGCTTCGCATGGTCCCATGACGACATGGTAGGGATAGACCCATctatcataacacataagctcaGTGTAGATCCAGGATGCAAGCCTGTCCAGCAGAGACGGAGAAAAATTCGcagctaaaagaaacaaggtgatcAACCAGAAAGTGGATAGCCTGCTAGCAGCAAACAAAATAAGAGAGGGGAAGTACCCAGAATGGCTATCAAACGTGGTGGTAGTgcccaaaaagaatgggaagtggagagtatgtgtggacttcaccgacctcaacaaagcatgcccaaTGGATCCCTTCTCGCTGCCACATATTGACGCAATGGTAGACACCACAACCGGATacgagatgctaacatttctGGATGCCTGGAGTGGTTACAACCAAATTAAGATGGATCCAGCAGATCAGGAGAAGACAACATTCATATCAGAAAGAGGTATATACTGCTACATTGTTATGCccttcggcctgaagaatgcacgATCTACATATCAAAGGTTAGTCAAACGGatgttcaaagaacagataggaagaactatggaagTATACATTGACGACATGGTGGTAAAGTCAAAGAAGGCCAAGGATCATATGCGACATCTGGCAGAAACCTTCAGCACACTCAAAGAATATAAAATGAAGCTGAACCCCTCTAAATTCACCTTTGGAGTCTCATCCGGGAAGTTCTTAGGTTACATAGTAACTCAAAGGGGAATAGAAGCCAGCACGGAGCAAATAAAGGCGGTACTACAACTAGAATCGCCAGAAAAGCCAAAAGACGTGCAACGCCTAGCAGGGAAGGTAGTAGCTCTCAGTAGGTTCATCTCGAGATCTTCAGACAAATGCAGGTTTTTCTATGATATATTGAGGAAGATCCAAAGATTCGAGTGGACCCTAGAGCACGAGCAAGcattcagagagctgaaacatTATCTCAGCACCCCACCACTGCTATCAAAGCCAGAGCAAGGAGAAATATTATTCCTTTACTtagccgtcacagaggtggcagtAAGTGCGGTCCTAGTTAGGGAGCAGGATAAGGAGCAACGGCCAGCCTACTACGTATGCAAGTCTCTGCTTCCAGCAGAGACCAAGTACACGTCTCTCGAAAAACTGGTACTTGCATTTGTAATTGCATCTTACAAAATGCACCCTTACTTTGAGTCTCataccatacatgttgtgactaactacccgctaaaatctaTAATGAGAAAGCATGagttgtcaggcagaatgtcgaaATGGTCCGTACACCTTAGCGGTTATGATATAGGTGTGACCCAAGAACGGCGATAAAGTCACAAACATTGGCAAATTTCGtttcagacttcagcccagccatccaaaatctggcGGATAAGGAAATCTTAACCCTCAAAGTGGATAAGGATGCataagtctggcagatgcatattaaCGGTGCCTCCAATCAAGGGGGCAGGTGTAGGCCTAATCTTGTGATCTCCACAAGGAGATCTGATAGTACAAGCAGTTCGTTGTGAATTTAAGGCCACTAACAATGAAACAGTGTACGAAGCCTTAATACTAGGGATGCAGCTAGCCCTGGATTTGGGAGTCAGAAACCTACAGGTATACAATGATTCCTTGCTTGTTGTCAATCATGTAAATAATGAATATGTAGCCAGGgattcaaagatgatagcctACTTGAAAGTAGCAAAGGAGCTAAAGCAGAAATTCAGAGATTGCAAGCTCAAGTAGGTTCCCAGAGACCAGAATGTGGAAGTTGACGCCCTGGCAACCCTGGGGGCAACTTTCAAACCAACAGAGCTAGACAACATACACATCGCGCACATATTGGAGCCATCAATCCAAAAGGCGGAGGAAGTAGACAAAGGGGAGCTAGAAGATCATCAAGACGTGCAAAATGGAGCAACAGTTCTATCAAGCACATGCAACGAATCAGTTGATCAAGATTGGCATACGCCTTACCTAGATTGGTTAAGGCATGGCAAGCTGCCAGATGACAAAAAAGAGGTAAGGGGTTTCaaaatgaaagcctccagatTCACATTGATTCACAATGTGCTTTTTAGAAAATCACTGGCAGGACcatacttacggtgcctggataaGCAAGAAGCACATACCGTAttgcatgccctccacagtggcgaatgcgAAAACCCTGCAGGAGGCAggagtctgtcaaacaaagcCCTCAGACAAGGCTACTTCTGGTCTACAATGAGGGCAGACTTAGCAGAGTACGCTCGAAAATGTGACGCTTACCAGCggtcagcaccaatgatccaccagccagcagaacctCTGCACCCAATCATTTCCCCATGGTCGttcatgacatggggaatggacattgtggGCCTTCTACCTAGGGCCCCAGGAAACAGACtgtggatgctagcaatgacagactatttttcaaagtggatagaggcagaagcattcaccgAGATAAAAGATAAGCAAGTCATTTATTTTATCAAACGTAATATCCTCtacaggtttggtatcccatcagaaatcatatgtgacaacggaTCACAATTCGTGTCAAACGACGcggagggatactgtgccaggtaaAACATCTCACTAAAGAAGTCAGTGCCTAGGACCCCAAAGTCCAATGGGCAAGCTGAAtgataagtgcataatttacatacttttaccccttagattagctccattttatatgTATTATGCAATACCTTTAGTGTTTATGAGAtaatatttgctttctagttccatttgtatgttttctcatGTTTTGTTGGAAAATGAGCTAAAATGAGCTCAATTCTACTCAAGTACAAATACTAGAAGCATGAGCTAAGCTAAAGAAGAGATGATGGACCAAAATGGAAGATGTTCATGGACTTGCATGGATAAAATGATGGATTAATTTGAAGAACTacaaatgcaaagtcaagcccaagtataaaatcaagtgttAAAGCCCAAGTAGAAAAGATGGGAGAATGTCTTGGGTGCTCAACTTTGGATTCTCATGGGATGCTAAATTGTGTGATTAACCAAAGGCTTAAAGATGGGATTAATGGCTCACATGGGATTCTCTAGGAAATTACtcaagcaattaagagaaaatatttggggttgaccccttgtatttgctctaagtttcacccctcatttcctatataaagggtgtagactcCAACACTTTTACACACCATTCacatacacaatttctcatatttctctctaagtttagtagttagattagtttagttattagcttagctttgtttagatttactttatgttataaacatttcaatacaatttccattcaagttaTATTCCAAAGTTTCATTTCAAGTTATTTAATTACAAGTTTTGTTCTTCTATTTCCATTTCCAATTGCAAGTtaatttcttattcatattttcattatgttttcatttatcattagtttaatttatatttccaccatgttagagtagtctaccttgtctagggaatgaagggagccatgcataaaaagtatttgtaacatgataaactaggatgttataatatcgttttATTGTTTCTATCATATGTTTGCATCgtcatgtttaatctttgtttaaaggccttattcattgattaagtttgttcattcattctaaaagtcgagaggcacggaattgaattagactaagcatgcatagtaagacgacctagtcatggacgagagtttctctaggacccggtctatggttgacactaatatcgtaaggtgggtgtctctaagcctaaacaattaacgatttatcaactcctatgtttaatttgagcatttacataatttgcacgtgtgacccgacctccctagacattttatttattattgttttatcacttcaacccaatcaatcaatcgataatctaccaaggtaaatgatacgtgcatattgtatagtctttttagcctattttagcacgtatttccatgcattcatgtactgtttatatagtattttgcccccgaattggctactttggttcgttttgtccgttttgtagaaatgaatgcgaaagtagtggaatcgtaccatttttcgtcctttttgcatgcattttgaggagacgggattttccggagtgagtttctgcattgggatgcgtgaaggcacggtttacgaggcagttgGGCACGAGTTtaagctgatttgaaggaagaacatttgatcgagtggttttattactcgatcgaatggtttctacGTCATTGGTTGATCGATCAAGCGCCtttttactcgatcaagaagtgctgaaaagagaggttactcgatcgagtaactattctactcgatcgagtagattttctagaggtttgctcgatcgagtggatttattctactcgatcgagtggtttggtctggcgtgggctttaattagcccgtaagcttgttttagcttttggacttagtttattttctatttaaacgcaactttactaggtcattagctatCTTATCATCTATCAGTTTTAGCTTTCACAGTAAAAACATTACGTTGCTTTTCCCTTCTTCACTGTAGCTTTATTTTCAgggttatttcgctcggatttgcgtgttctttacgccagattctcacgattgtaatctctttctcctttcttaataataatctttctttcgtttactttaattctttgatttgctttatttaatttctgccctaattcacttttatgcaatttaattatcgttttaatatgttgaatgctggttatttatttcctgttagttttgatagtattaatagcgatatgagtagctaaatcaaattcatgttgggattaggggatctacggtagaaacgtgacgatgtagtgaataagttagatgaataacttagttgagtgcacgcttctgagtcacctttttaatctggttaaatgtaatcctggatcggaagattggactaaatagacctgctatgaacagtagactaccctgacgaggacggaagttaagttagtggaagtttaggatagaaagtggaccggaaggacctttccatatccgtctcgcattaatttgtctaagttgtttacagttaagtcactggactaccgtagtgaaccgaaatcctgacatgtcccttcttatttgatagtttaattctatttttctgcctttattgctcctgtctctgcttctctttccttttgatggggcatattctgcacccgctgaccaagtcaacatattgagcaaggtcaaagatattcacagcaagtcaacggcttagacagcctaaccgacgcagcctgtcggcctatctcttatgcctcggctaggacaactagccagccggggcacatatccgcgaactcatatccaagacccctcggcggcgagtcaacagggcccgccggcctgccatgggtccctcggacGAGGGTAGataagtctttccacctgctagccacttggccacttggccactacgtgacaaaaggtgaaagtctataaatactcctcaactctcattgaggaggagatccacaatttaacctaagaatcactattcatctggtaatatcttccttatctctctacaatatatacttcgccaagtaacaacaacttatctctctaagtttactgacttgagcgtcggagtgagttcgctcggtccaaagccgagccctcagtttgttcatcgtttcaggggaccgcaaggaggattcaaccaaagacgtcattctacaagcacgggtggtaacaaataactgctctggaattacacccggaacaattggcgccgtctgtgagGAAAGATACTataagctagtcacattcattcccaaacaaaaaaaaaacaacacaaaacaaaaacccgcccaaaaagctaagaagatgtcaaaacaacaagaggtattcgtgactgacgaaaccgaattctaccatgatgataccgtccacaattctggggttgcgcagccctccaccggccagGTAATTCAGcccgagtacgggatgccaataataccagatacgccgctgcccgccaaccaggtcatcatcatgggacatgtggttgatgcagcaaagcTGAAGCTACTCTTGGAcataattggtagtacgccggctcacactgtcacaccgacaagagcggcggaacccgtccag is a genomic window containing:
- the LOC141627811 gene encoding uncharacterized protein LOC141627811, with product MANCTVRKVLVDIGSSVNLVMLKTIENIGFNEKDLQKKTIPLVGFSGETANSLGEIVILTYAGGINKQVRYLVIDGPSTYNVIHRRPRLHLNKAVPSTYHQCVKFPTPWGVEKIRGDQKKARGCYKKALKGTSSPPT